Genomic DNA from Gimesia aquarii:
CACCATTCACCTCAGCTTCTGAGCCACGACCATCTAGTACTACATCCTGATGAATATGGGCCAATTTGGCACCAATCCCTCCGACTGTCCATTGAAGAAAACCATTATTCTCCACTCGGCCTGCCTGATGCGCAATATGCCAAACTTTATCATTCCAATTCTGTAATTGAACATACCGCAATCGTGCTTCTTTGGCCAGGATCAATTCGACGGCCCCAACATGGAGCCCCAGATTTTCTTCCGTGGCAGAAGCAGTCTCCTCTAGTAATGTAGCTGAAGCACCCTCCTCCAGAATAATGAGTGTATGACTAAAATCAGCGGTTTTCTCTGCCTGAAGAGAAATCAAACTGTGTAAGGGAGTCTCGATGACAACATTGCGCGGCACATACAAGACAGTACCACCAGTCCAGAATGCGGCATGCCAGGCTGAAAAACGATCTGTCTCACTACAAACAGCTTTCGTCATAAAGTGTTTTTGAATCAGCTCGCTATGCTCTTTGGCAACCATACTCAGATCACCAAAGATGACTCCTTTCTCTGCCAATTCCGGCACCAATTCAGTAGAAGCCAGTTGACCATCAATGTGAGTGACGTGTCCTGCAAATTCAGCTTGACCTTTTAGTAAAGTCTCTGCCGAGTCTTTTGTGATTTCTGATCCAGCACTTAGCTGAAAACGATCTGGACGCAGTGCTCGTAAATCGACTCGACGCCATTCTTCAGGATCCAATTCCGATTCCAAAAGCTCACAATATCGCTTGAAAGCCTGTCGCCGTAATTGAGTCACCCAGTCTGGTTCATCACGAGTCGTCAGAAAGGCTTCAAAGGCTGCTTCACCAAACCCGGCTGGGATCTCAGCAGATGTATTAATCGAAGAAGTACTCATAACTATTTCTATTATGCCTTCAATATCTTGCAGTTAGATTAACAATTTGAAAGTATTCTACTTTCACTTGTAATATCTGTTTAAAGTTAGCTTTTGTAGTAAGTCAGCAACTTAACTTGTCGCTATTAACCAATCGAGCCTTCCATTTGCAATTCGATCAGCCGATTCATCTCAACCGCGTATTCCATCGGCAGCTCTTTCACTAATGGCTCAATAAAGCCTGTGACGATCATTGAAGAAGCCTCTGCTTCTGTGAGACCACGGCTCATGAGATAAAACAACTGTTCCTCTCCAATTTTGGAAACACTGGCTTCGTGTTCGATCGCAACATCGTTATCTTCGATTTCAATATAGGGATAAGTATCGCTACGGCTTGCCGGATCCAATAAGAGTGCATCACAGACAACGTTCGATTTGCATCCATGAGCTTCAGGATCGACTTTAACCAACCCACGATAGCTGGATCTTCCACCATCTTTTGAAATACTCTTGGAAATAATACGGCTCGAGGTGTTAGGGGCACAGTGAACCATTTTAGCACCTGCATCCTGATGCTGCCCATCACCGGCAAAGGCAATCGACAGAGTCTCTCCTCGTGCCCCTTCTCCCATCAGGAAGATTCCAGGATACTTCATCGTTAACTGGGAACCCAGATTACCATCAACCCACTCCATGAGTGCATCTTCATAGGCAAAGGCCCGCTTCGTCACAAGATTATAGACATTATTCGACCAGTTCTGAATTGTGGTATAACGGAACCGCCCGCCTTTCTTCACCATGATCTCGACAACGGCTGAATGCAGACTATTAGAACTGTAAGTGGGTGCCGTACAGCCTTCAACATAATGGCAGGAAGCCCCTTCATCTACAATCACCAGGGTACGTTCAAACTGTCCCATATTTTCCGAATTGATTCGGAAATATGCCTGAAGAGGAAATTCAATATTCACTCCGGGAGGGACATACACAAATGAGCCACCCGACCAGACAGCCGAATTCAAGGCAGCATATTTATTATCATCCGGAGGAATGATTGTCCCAAAATATTCTTTAAAGAGATCTGGATGATCCTTTAAAGCAGAATCAGTGTCAGTAAAAATGACTCCCTGCTTCGCCAGATCTTCCTGTAAGCTACCATAGACAACCTCAGATTCATATTGAGCTTTGACTCCAGCAAGAAACTTCTTCTCTGCTTCAGGGATCCCCAAACGATCATAAGTTTTTCGAATGTCATCAGGCACATCGTCCCAACTTCGTTCCTGCCCTTCTGACGCTCGAACAAAGTAGTGGATATCCTGATAATTGATATCGTTCAGATTCCCACCCCATTGAGGAGTTGGTTTTTGCTCGAAGATTTCGTATGACCTCAAACGAAAATCCCGCATCCAAGTTGGTTCATTTTTCATCTCGGAGATTTGAGCGACAATGTTGGCATTTAAACCTTTTTCACCGGTAAACACATATTTGTCAGTAGGATCGTGAAATCCATATTGATACTCACCGATATCGGGGTTTTCATTTTCAGAATTCGTATCCAGCTTCGTTGCCATTTGAATTTCTCCAGAAATTTATTAAAACTACCCCTAATTGCGGGATTGTCTTTTTTTAAATTGAACAGGTTTATTCATTTAGTATCACTGATTCTGTTCAGAATCAGTATTTCAAAAAATATAAGTTATACCGCTTCTACAACTTCTTCTGCAGCCGCTTCGGGGTGACGTTCGCGAACGCTGGAATAACCATGCTCATGCAGCTCTGCCGCCAACTGAGCATCTCCCGTCTCGACGACTCTGCCTGCTAACATCACATGTGTGAATTGCGGCTGATTGAACTCTAGCAATCGCTCATGGTGGGTAATGATTAAGACTCCCATTTCAGGTCCGGATAACCGGCTAAGGCCTTCGCTGACCACTTTGACGGCATCACTATCCAATCCACTGTCAGTTTCATCAAGTACAGCAAATTTTGGTTTTAACATTGCAAGCTGTAGAATTTCCATACGTTTCTTTTCACCACCAGAAAAGCCATCATTCAAATAACGACGTGCCATTTCTGGATCCATACCCAATTCGCTCATCCTGTCTCGTAACTCTTTACGAAATTCACGCATAGGTATGAGCTTTTCCCCCTCTTTACGATCTGGATTCCGAACATTAGAAATAGCATGCCGCAGAAAATCAGCAACCTTGACACCAGGGATCACAACAGGATATTGGAATGCCAAAAATAGCCCCAATCGAGCACGCTCATTAGGATCAAGTTCTGAGATATCGGTTCCCTCAATCTCGATTTTCCCCTGTGTGATCTCGTAACGGGGATGCCCCGCCATGGCGTATGCTAGTGTGCTTTTTCCGGAACCATTGGGGCCCATTAAAGCATGGATTTCACCCTGATTAATTTCAAGGTCCACTCCTTTTAAAATAGGCGTGTCACCAACGGATACATGCAGATCGGAAATTTTCAACAAACTCATTTTTAATACTTGTCCTATTTATTCAGAATTTTAAATAAATCCAGAAACATAAATTTAGTTCAATTTATCTAACTTAGCTGATTTGTGCTTCAAATTCACAACAATGATGACCGTCCAAACAACATTCTGCGAGATTCATTTTCGTCCCTAGAACCCGCTCAAAAACCCGTTGCTCCAGTTCACAAATAGATGAGTCTCCACTAGCGATATCGTGATAGGGGCAATTATGCTCCCGTAAAATAGGGAGTGGGCCAGTTTGATCAATCTCAACTACAAAACCACGTTCCTGCAAAGCTTGTTTCAACTGCTCCATTCGTCCTTGCAATGAAGTGGCATCAACACTCCTACTATACTGTTGCACCAAAGCAGTCTGAATCCGATTAGCCAGTCGGCATCGCAGGTCTTCGTCATCAATGCCTTTAAGTTCTTCCCAAAGGATATTAGCCAACTCAGCGTAGTTGTCACCCAAAAGTCGCATTCCCAGACTCGTCACGGAATAAACATAATGAGGACGTCCACGCCCTTCCTTTACCTGATTGCGCGCGATTAAATCCAAGCCTTGTAAACGGACGAGACGTTGGCGAACAGCTGTAGCAGTTACACCTTCTTGCTCACAAATTTCTTGAATAGTCGCAGACTTTAGCTGATTCAGACCCAGCAAAAAACTACGATCATTTTCGTCAATGGAAACTCGCATGGTTTGTTTTCTACCGTTTAAAAACAGACACATTTGTGCATTTCGAAATATGGGATTTGGTACAATGCAAATCAAAGTCCAAGCCCAATCTTCGACTGAATACTCTCTACAGCAGTATCCTAGGCATATTTATTATTTTTGACAACCAATATTGTCAAAAATCAATGATTGAGATTCAGTTTCATAAGCCAAGTAGATTTGCGGGACTTTTTAAAGAATCACCTTGGAACGTAAACCTTTATTTGATAGTCTCATACAACAATTGTATCAATCTTTTCTCTGAGCTTAGATTCAGGGAAAGATGCTTATCTCAATTTCAAAATTAAAAACAAACTGGTTCAGATCACATTTTTTAAGAAATTCTGTAACACATGAGAGTTTCTTTCGCTTTGGTCTATATCTGAAGAATTAGATTTGATTTGATCTTTTATCACTGGAACTGTTACCTGCGAATAGGAATCCACTTTTATGAATTTCGACCGGCAACACAAACCCGTCACATTGCTACTTCGTTCGGGATTGGCAGTAATTCTCGTGTTTCTGGTCCTAAACCCAGTTCATTCTACATTGGAAGCCTCGCAGAATTCTCCAGAGGAGCATCAAACGGTTCAAAAAGCAGAAAACGAAATCGAAAAATCGGAACCGAAAGGATTTGCACGTATCGAGAAAAAGATTGATGATGTATTTGGACAGTTCAATGGAATTGTTGCAGGTGTTTTCTTTTATCCTGTTCCGTTTACATTAGAACAATTTCAAAAGAAGGAGGGATTCCCTCTGGCCGTATTATGGCTCATCATCGGTGCGACCTATTTCACATTTCGCATGAATTTTATTAATATTCGAGCTTTCAAACATGCCATTTTATTAGTTCTCGGAAAATATGATAATCCAGAAGACGAAGGGGAAGTTACTCATTTTCAAGCCTTAACTGCAGCCCTTTCCGCAACTGTTGGATTAGGTAATATTGCAGGTGTCGCCATCGCCATCGGTACTGGAGGTCCGGGTGCTATGTTCTGGATGATGCTGGCAGGCCTGTTAGGCATGACGTCCAAATTTGCGGAATGTACTTTGGCACAAATTTATCGCCGTATCAGTCCAGATGGGCGCGTAATGGGCGGACCAATGTGTTATCTCTCAGAGGGCTTAAAAGATCAGTTTCCTTCTAATCCTGTAGCCAACGGATTGGGAAAGTTCTTAGCGGTTTTCTTTGCCATACTGTGTATCGGAGGCTCGCTGGCAGGTGGAAACTCATTTCAAGTCAAACAATCACTGGGGGCCGTCACCGAAACAATCCCGATCCTTAAAGACTACAGTTGGGTCTATGGTCTGCTCATGGCATTTTTTGTGGGTATTGTCATCATCGGCGGCATCCGTAGTATTGCACGTACAACCGAAAAAGTCGTACCCATTATGTGTGGTATCTATGTCTTGGCCTGCCTGGCAATCCTGATAATTAATGTTGGAAAAATCCCCGATTCTTTTACAGCGATCATCGATGGCGCATTTGACAAGGATGCCCTCTACGGCGGCTTTTTAGGTGTATTAATACTTGGATTTAAACGTGCTGCCTTTTCAAATGAAGCCGGTGTTGGTTCTGCAGCAATCGCTCACTCGGCAGCAAAAACACATTATCCTGTAAGAGAAGGAATCGTTGCTTCGCTGGGACCATTTGTTGATACGATTGTAATCTGCACCATGACAGCTCTCGTGATGATCATCACAGGCGCCTATAATGATCCCCAGTATGCTGACCTGATTAAGAACAATAATGGCGCAGCATTGACTTCAGAAGCGATGAACTCGCAGATCCCCTATTTTCAGTATGTACTATCAGTATCTGTTATTTTATTCGCTTATTCGACAATGATTTCCTGGTCTTACTATGGGGAGCGCTGTTGGGCTTTTCTCTTTGGTGACAGTCGATCAGCTTCGCTATCCTATCGTATTCTCTTCCTCGTATTTGTTGTACTTGGTTCAATTGTTTCCGCAACCAATGTATTAGACTTTGGCGACTTGATGATTCTGGGAATGGCATTCCCGAATATCTTAGGTGTGCTTTTACTTTCTAACCAGGTAAAAAGAGAATTGGATGACTATTGGAAACGCTACAAATCTGGCGAATTCGATAATCAGAAAAGCTGATTGAAATACAAAAGAGATTACCATTGTTGACTGCCTTTGTAATTTCATACAATCGAGCCAACCAGCTACTTGTTGATATCTTCTCCGTTATGAAAGCACTATATCATGGGCTACTTTACTGGAAAAAAAATCCTTGTTCCTGTCGATTTTTCTGAAAGCTCTCTGGAAGCAGTCACAAAGGCCATTCAAATTTCAGAAGACCCTGCGAATGTAACTGCAGTGCATGTAATGGTTCCTTTAGATATGGTCTCTCCAGGCGTTCTCTTCGGCGGTCTGACAGATGAAAAGCGTACAGAACATGTCGAAAAACATGCAAAAGAAGAATTCGCAAAACATCAAATTACAGGAGTTGCGTTCAAAACACTGGTTGGTGATCCGGGCATCAAATTAGCAGACTTTGCCAAAGAAAACGAAATCGAACTGATTGTCATTCCCTCACATGGTTATACAGGTATCGCCCGATTGGCTTTAGGTTCTGTCGCTGAGCGCGTACTCAGACATGCCCCTTGCCCTACTTTAGTATTGCGTCATCCCAAAAAATAAGAAAACAGAATTCAATTTGATTTCGGTGTAGTCTCTGGCTTTGAGACTGTTGATTTTGGAGGGACAACTGGTTCTGGATTTAGCATTTCCACAATCAGATTCCGAAAATGAATTTCAGACCCTTCACTTTGGAGAGCAATTGCACCTTTACTCGGCTCACAACCAGTGACTTCTCCCAGTTTTACCCCATTGATCATGACGGAAATCGTGCCTTTCCGACACGTCAAGACGCACTTATGCCATTTTCCAACTGGTAAATCCAAGGGAGTTGCGGGTGAAAGTCCATTCGCAGATTTGGCTCCACTGCCTGGAGTAGGGAAAACATTACCAGCCTCTGGTCGATGCAACTGTACCTGAAATGCTTTAGGCCAGACTTTATCAGGTCCGGAGGTAAATAATAAAATTCCACTATTTGCATTAGGGTCGTTGGGATACATCCACTCCATGCTGAAACGAAAATTTTCATACGATTTTTGCGTACGGATATAACCGTAAGGCTTACCAGAACAGATCAAAATACTCGGTTGATCTTTGCCACCACTGACCACTTTCCAGGTAACATTTCGATTGGCTTTAGCCTCTTTGTCCTCCTCGCTGACATATTTCCAGTGGTCCCAGAAATTCCCACCATTTAATAACTTTTCAGGCCCAGGAATTTTTTTCGTTGTTGTTGTTTTCCCAGAATTTTGGGAAGGGCTCGGCTTTCCTGAAGGCGCAACTTCTTGTGAAATAGCAGGCGACACTCCCAAAACAAAACAGGCCACTCCGCCCATCAAGAGTAACAAAGAAAATCGATTCTTTATTTCAATTTGATTCACGTAGACAGATTTCTGTCGTATATGATCCCAAATTCGACGATGAAAATTCAGCACGCTTTTTTTTGCCCGACTAGACTGTTAAAAGAAATCGATTGTGGAAATGTAGATAAGAGAGCCAAGTATTCTAAACTTAAACTCATCAACATTCAATTATGTCCGTATCTGGTTCCATGAGAATTCATAAATGTCCAATCCACATAAAATATACAAAAGAACACATCACTCTCTATCAAAAACCCAGGTGGGTTACCAAGCATTAATCCACATTATTCCCGTGAATTATGCCTGATCCGATAGTCAAGGAACCTCATCTACCATGAGACTAAAGCCATATCGATCATAGTGATTTTATTTGACGACTAAGTCAGGTGGTTGATAAACTAAATCTATCTGCCAAACGGCACCTCCCATTAACACAGTACAAAAAAGATTGGTGTTCTCATGGAATTTAACTCTCTCTCTTCCCTGCAAACTCTCAGTTCTAATTCTCAGCAGATCTCACGACGTCATTTTGTGAGAACAATGGGTGCTGCCCTGGCTGGCACACACCTTCTCGGCACTGACAGACTATTGACAGCAGGACAGCCAGAGAACACTGCTCAGTCAACTCCTGAACCGCTAGTCAAAAAACTTTATGAAAGCTTGAAACCAGAACAAAAATCTAAAGTTTGTTTTGGTTGGGATCACAAAGACAAACATGGACTACTGCGAAAACACATTCAGGCAAACTGGAATATTACTGATCCGACTGTAAACAGTAATTTCTTCACCAAAGATCAGCAAGAAATGATTGAAGCAATTTTCTTCGGTCACTTTGATCCCAGTTGGCATAAGAAAATTCGCAAACAACTTCAGGATGACCAAGGAGGCTATGGTGAAGAGCAATCGATTGCTATTTTTGGAACTCCTGGCACTGATCAATTCCAGTTTGTAATGACCGGTCGTCATACTACAGTGCGCTGTGATGGAGACAGTGCAGAACATCTTGCCTTTGGTGGCCCCATTTTCTATGGTCATGCAGCAAGTGGTTTTAATGAAACAGCCAACCATCCCGGAAACGTTTTCTGGGAACAAGCATTAAAAGCCAATCACGTCTATAAAATTCTCGATGGCAAACAACGTAAGGTCGCCTTAATTCCCCAGGCACCACGTGAAACCAAAGTTCAATTCAAAAAATCAGCCGATAAGATCACCGGATTAAAGATTGCTGATATGACCCGCGATCAAAAACAGGAGATGCAAAAAGTTCTCAGTTCGTTAATCGAACCTTTCAGAACTTCTGATCAAAGTGAAGTTCGAAAATGTATCAAAAAACAGGGTGGCCTGGATCAATGTCGAATTTCTTTTTATCAATCCGGTGATATCGGTAATGATCAAGTTTGGGACAATTGGCGACTTGAAGGACCTGCCTTTGTTTGGCATTACCGAGGCGCTCCGCATGTGCATGTCTGGGTCAATGTCTCTGATGACCCAAAAACACAAATTATTTCCAGTTAGTTTGTGTTAAGAAGCAATTCATAAATCAAAAGAGGTGTTTCTCAAAGAGTCATTTCGATCTGCATGATGAAATCAACGTCAATGCTTTTGAATTGCTATCTTATTAAGGTGTTTCTCGCTTTTTAGCCATTCGCACCCGAATGAGCAGGAAAGAATTTTCCTGCTCATTTCAGTATCATACTGTTTAACAAAATAAAAGTTCCACTTTTATAGTTACGTTTGTGGTCCGGTTGATTTACCTGCTAGCCATCCATGATTCCTCCCAAACTTAATTTTCTCCTGTTTTAAGATTGCGCATGTATAACAATTCATCAAAATTGCTACTTTTTTGTTTTAGAAAATGCTTAACTATACAACACGCAAAATGAAAGTTTTTTTGAACTCATTAAAACGCTTATCAATGTCGGTTGACTTTCTCGATTGAAAAGCAATATTGGACTGTAGTAAATAACTCTGTTTGATTTTTTTACTATGGAAATTTTTTTAGAGTTTCTTATGATACCCTGACAAATACTTGCAGGAAATTAGATAGTAAAAACTCATAGATTATTTTCCAAACTATCAACTTATCGTTATTGACAATTAGATTTATAGAATCTGATTGAAAATATATACCTGATCTCCTCTCAAGACTACAGGTGACCGAGTGACTAAAGAGCTTCTCTCACAGCGTAAAGTCAATTCGTTCTCTTCTCCAACATCCTCTATTGAATGTCAAAATACCAATCATTCAATTTCCCTTTTTGATCGGATTTCAGTTCATCAAATTACAACCTATCACTGGTCGCTAAAAGAAAGTCTACTAGGTTTATGTTCTACTGGAATCCCGGCCATTGGTCTATGGAATCGGAAAATACTGGATGTGGAACCCGATCTAGCTGCCGAGCTAATCATTGATTCAAAATTGAAAGTCTCGACCATTTCTCTTGCCGGTGGATTTACTGGTGGTAATGAATATTCTTTTAAAGAAGCAATTTCAGATGCCATCGAAATAATCAAATTTGGTGGTCAGGTAAATGCAGCAGCTGTCCAAGTAGTGAGTGGTCCACGTGCAGGACACACTCGAAATCATGCGAAACAATTGACGATTGACGCGCTCAAACAATTAGGAGATGTCGCTGCTTTGCATGGTACCAAGCTAGCATTAAAATCAATGCCATTATCCCTTGGGAAAAATTGGACGTTCCTTAATTCCTTAGATTCAGTTCTAGAGACTATTGAAGCTTGCAATCATCCCGCTGTTGGAATTGCGATCGACTCCACTCAAATTTGTCATGAAAATAATGTGCAAGATCTGGTTTCTGAAATTATACCTATGATTACAGCAGTTCAAATTTCTGGTTTTACCCCTGGTAAGACACCTCAACAGTCTTTTTCCAATTTTGATCTCATCGAAGCCATTGACCACGCCGGCTATGATGGTTTTTTTGATCTGGAAATCTGGTCTGAACAGGTCTGGCATTCAGATTACCTGAGTCTCTTATCACAACTACAATTAGCATGCCAGACAGAACTATCCTCAGAATTCTGAGTCGGCCCACTAGACATTGCGAAACCTGAATTCAGGGATCTACTGTAATAACCAAGCCTGTAATATTGATTACTTAATCACTTTTGGGTTACCATTGTGCTCATAGTGTCCACTAACATGACATAGTGGTGAGATTCTTCCAACCCAATGCTTCATTCCCATGATTTTTGCTAATTACTGTTTCCAACGAAATTAAGTAGTGCGCATCGTACTCAATTCAATCAGAGACTGATTCTTGGTAAAGATTGTTGCTGGCTTTACATTCCTAAATTCTTCCAAAATATGGTAATCTGAAATGGCTCATGAATCTTTTAGCCTGAATGATTTATCAAAACAGCTAGGTAGAGATAGGCGCGAGCTAGAAAAACTAGCGAACAGAGGAAGAATTCCAGGCCGGAAAGTAAATGGTGAGTGGCAATTCCATCCAACAGAAATAACACATTGGCTGGAAAAAGAAATGCGTGGTTATACGTTTTCTGAACTTGAGCAAGTGGAACAAATCAACTCCCACCCACAACTTGACTCAAGCTACCTCATAAGTAATTTAATGCCTGAGGAATTAATTGAAGTTCCACTAAATGCTCGCACAAAAAGATCCGTACTGGAGACATTGATTGAAACTGCTGGTAAAACCTGGCAAATTTGGGAACCAGCAACTGTTTTGACTGCAGTACAGCAACGTGAGGAAGCGTATTCTACCGCTTTTGAAAATGGTGTCGCCATTCCCCATCCCAGGAACTCGATTCCTGATGCAGTGGGGGACCTCTTGATTGCGTATGGGCGCACACTTTCCGGAATTCCTTTTGGCGCTCCCAATGGTAAACTCACTGATATT
This window encodes:
- a CDS encoding universal stress protein, with the protein product MGYFTGKKILVPVDFSESSLEAVTKAIQISEDPANVTAVHVMVPLDMVSPGVLFGGLTDEKRTEHVEKHAKEEFAKHQITGVAFKTLVGDPGIKLADFAKENEIELIVIPSHGYTGIARLALGSVAERVLRHAPCPTLVLRHPKK
- a CDS encoding alanine/glycine:cation symporter family protein, with product MNFDRQHKPVTLLLRSGLAVILVFLVLNPVHSTLEASQNSPEEHQTVQKAENEIEKSEPKGFARIEKKIDDVFGQFNGIVAGVFFYPVPFTLEQFQKKEGFPLAVLWLIIGATYFTFRMNFINIRAFKHAILLVLGKYDNPEDEGEVTHFQALTAALSATVGLGNIAGVAIAIGTGGPGAMFWMMLAGLLGMTSKFAECTLAQIYRRISPDGRVMGGPMCYLSEGLKDQFPSNPVANGLGKFLAVFFAILCIGGSLAGGNSFQVKQSLGAVTETIPILKDYSWVYGLLMAFFVGIVIIGGIRSIARTTEKVVPIMCGIYVLACLAILIINVGKIPDSFTAIIDGAFDKDALYGGFLGVLILGFKRAAFSNEAGVGSAAIAHSAAKTHYPVREGIVASLGPFVDTIVICTMTALVMIITGAYNDPQYADLIKNNNGAALTSEAMNSQIPYFQYVLSVSVILFAYSTMISWSYYGERCWAFLFGDSRSASLSYRILFLVFVVLGSIVSATNVLDFGDLMILGMAFPNILGVLLLSNQVKRELDDYWKRYKSGEFDNQKS
- the sufD gene encoding Fe-S cluster assembly protein SufD, translating into MSTSSINTSAEIPAGFGEAAFEAFLTTRDEPDWVTQLRRQAFKRYCELLESELDPEEWRRVDLRALRPDRFQLSAGSEITKDSAETLLKGQAEFAGHVTHIDGQLASTELVPELAEKGVIFGDLSMVAKEHSELIQKHFMTKAVCSETDRFSAWHAAFWTGGTVLYVPRNVVIETPLHSLISLQAEKTADFSHTLIILEEGASATLLEETASATEENLGLHVGAVELILAKEARLRYVQLQNWNDKVWHIAHQAGRVENNGFLQWTVGGIGAKLAHIHQDVVLDGRGSEAEVNGVTFATDKQIHSFYTQQAHNAPETRSDLLYKQVLRDHSRAIWRGMIRVEPEGQQTNGYQRNDSLMLSPTCRTDAIPGLEIEADDVRCTHGATAGRVDEEQIFYCMTRGMSEYEAMHMIVEGFFQTVFDRIPVEVVRETLNQAIIKKLGFGR
- a CDS encoding sugar phosphate isomerase/epimerase family protein — protein: MTKELLSQRKVNSFSSPTSSIECQNTNHSISLFDRISVHQITTYHWSLKESLLGLCSTGIPAIGLWNRKILDVEPDLAAELIIDSKLKVSTISLAGGFTGGNEYSFKEAISDAIEIIKFGGQVNAAAVQVVSGPRAGHTRNHAKQLTIDALKQLGDVAALHGTKLALKSMPLSLGKNWTFLNSLDSVLETIEACNHPAVGIAIDSTQICHENNVQDLVSEIIPMITAVQISGFTPGKTPQQSFSNFDLIEAIDHAGYDGFFDLEIWSEQVWHSDYLSLLSQLQLACQTELSSEF
- a CDS encoding PTS sugar transporter subunit IIA, whose amino-acid sequence is MAHESFSLNDLSKQLGRDRRELEKLANRGRIPGRKVNGEWQFHPTEITHWLEKEMRGYTFSELEQVEQINSHPQLDSSYLISNLMPEELIEVPLNARTKRSVLETLIETAGKTWQIWEPATVLTAVQQREEAYSTAFENGVAIPHPRNSIPDAVGDLLIAYGRTLSGIPFGAPNGKLTDIFFLVICSDTSTHLSVLARLGRMMQLPDFVEQLREAPTPQQTRHVIIEAEKKIAEI
- the sufB gene encoding Fe-S cluster assembly protein SufB, with protein sequence MATKLDTNSENENPDIGEYQYGFHDPTDKYVFTGEKGLNANIVAQISEMKNEPTWMRDFRLRSYEIFEQKPTPQWGGNLNDINYQDIHYFVRASEGQERSWDDVPDDIRKTYDRLGIPEAEKKFLAGVKAQYESEVVYGSLQEDLAKQGVIFTDTDSALKDHPDLFKEYFGTIIPPDDNKYAALNSAVWSGGSFVYVPPGVNIEFPLQAYFRINSENMGQFERTLVIVDEGASCHYVEGCTAPTYSSNSLHSAVVEIMVKKGGRFRYTTIQNWSNNVYNLVTKRAFAYEDALMEWVDGNLGSQLTMKYPGIFLMGEGARGETLSIAFAGDGQHQDAGAKMVHCAPNTSSRIISKSISKDGGRSSYRGLVKVDPEAHGCKSNVVCDALLLDPASRSDTYPYIEIEDNDVAIEHEASVSKIGEEQLFYLMSRGLTEAEASSMIVTGFIEPLVKELPMEYAVEMNRLIELQMEGSIG
- a CDS encoding DUF3500 domain-containing protein — encoded protein: MEFNSLSSLQTLSSNSQQISRRHFVRTMGAALAGTHLLGTDRLLTAGQPENTAQSTPEPLVKKLYESLKPEQKSKVCFGWDHKDKHGLLRKHIQANWNITDPTVNSNFFTKDQQEMIEAIFFGHFDPSWHKKIRKQLQDDQGGYGEEQSIAIFGTPGTDQFQFVMTGRHTTVRCDGDSAEHLAFGGPIFYGHAASGFNETANHPGNVFWEQALKANHVYKILDGKQRKVALIPQAPRETKVQFKKSADKITGLKIADMTRDQKQEMQKVLSSLIEPFRTSDQSEVRKCIKKQGGLDQCRISFYQSGDIGNDQVWDNWRLEGPAFVWHYRGAPHVHVWVNVSDDPKTQIISS
- a CDS encoding 3-keto-disaccharide hydrolase — translated: MNQIEIKNRFSLLLLMGGVACFVLGVSPAISQEVAPSGKPSPSQNSGKTTTTKKIPGPEKLLNGGNFWDHWKYVSEEDKEAKANRNVTWKVVSGGKDQPSILICSGKPYGYIRTQKSYENFRFSMEWMYPNDPNANSGILLFTSGPDKVWPKAFQVQLHRPEAGNVFPTPGSGAKSANGLSPATPLDLPVGKWHKCVLTCRKGTISVMINGVKLGEVTGCEPSKGAIALQSEGSEIHFRNLIVEMLNPEPVVPPKSTVSKPETTPKSN
- the sufC gene encoding Fe-S cluster assembly ATPase SufC; the protein is MSLLKISDLHVSVGDTPILKGVDLEINQGEIHALMGPNGSGKSTLAYAMAGHPRYEITQGKIEIEGTDISELDPNERARLGLFLAFQYPVVIPGVKVADFLRHAISNVRNPDRKEGEKLIPMREFRKELRDRMSELGMDPEMARRYLNDGFSGGEKKRMEILQLAMLKPKFAVLDETDSGLDSDAVKVVSEGLSRLSGPEMGVLIITHHERLLEFNQPQFTHVMLAGRVVETGDAQLAAELHEHGYSSVRERHPEAAAEEVVEAV
- a CDS encoding helix-turn-helix transcriptional regulator — translated: MRVSIDENDRSFLLGLNQLKSATIQEICEQEGVTATAVRQRLVRLQGLDLIARNQVKEGRGRPHYVYSVTSLGMRLLGDNYAELANILWEELKGIDDEDLRCRLANRIQTALVQQYSRSVDATSLQGRMEQLKQALQERGFVVEIDQTGPLPILREHNCPYHDIASGDSSICELEQRVFERVLGTKMNLAECCLDGHHCCEFEAQIS